The Dryobates pubescens isolate bDryPub1 chromosome 7, bDryPub1.pri, whole genome shotgun sequence nucleotide sequence AAGTTAGTTATTTAAAAGTTTTTATCTTCTGGGTCTTTTACTggctttccatttaaattctTAAGTCTGCCTTTCCGCTTTGTAGTTAATTGACCCTTTAAAGTAACATTTGCAATCAAGTAGACTTATTGGATGCTGGCATTGTTTGATGACATTATGCATGCCTCTGTCCCACCAACTACTCTTGGTAATATTTACAATTTGAAATGTAGTCTATGGAACTTTTTACACActttaagaaaataaaactgtGGTAGCATTGCTTTTGTAGTATTGAGCCTTAAAATAACAATCACAGTGGTGTACACAAGTGTGACACACTAAAACACTGGAAAGATATTTTTACTTGTGCTGTTGAAGTTTTTGGTAGCACTAACTCATTTAATGTCTAACCTCAAACATTTTATTGCTATTTGGTGTTTTTCTTGGGACCATTGGTATTAAACTAAAATTTCCTATTTACATCATGTAAAGTTTAATGTGTAAAGAGACTAGCCTACCAAAATATtatcctttttaaaaaaaaaaaataaaaattggagAATTATATGTCTGTCATCAGCAGGTCACATTACACTTGCTAAATACttgtgggcttttttcttttttttttcttttctttttttctttaagttttTCACTAACCTGATGTAAAAAGAAGAGTCACTTTAAGTGTCTGAAATGTGATCACTTTAAAGGCCATGATTGAACCAGAAGATGGCCTGGGAAGCCTTAGTTAGCAGGCGCAATATGCAGATTTTCTAGAGCCACAAGTTAAGATGAGTGGACCTAGAACAGAATCCTTTTAAGCTCTCCACAGGGCTAGGCAGAACAAACCAAGGAAAGGCATCCAACTGACTGGCACCCATGCTCCGCCCTAGATGGGACTCCTCTTTTTTAATGGCTGATGCATTACTTGATTGTGTGCAATGCTGTGGGATCCTGCAGGCTTGAAAGACTACTGTAGAGAGCATGAGACATATTGCAATAGTGAATCCTCTCTTTCTTGCTCCAGGATTTCAGATGTGTTCTAAGCCTGCCGGGGTGAGCACGCTTCAAGGCACTGATGGAGACGAGAGCTCAGCACGGCAGCGGATCGCAGGCCTTGCTACAGGCTCGGCGTGACAGTGGGAGACCGCATGGGGAGCCCGACCTGCGGGATGTCCTGATGCAGCAGGTTCACGTGTTGTCGCTGGACCAGATCAGAGCCATCCGAAACACGAATGAGTACACAGAGGGACCTACAGTGGCTCCACGGCCCGGGGTCAAGACCGCTCCTCGGCTagcaacccaacccaaaaatgAAAGGCCCCATGCCTTGCCTGAGCACCGTCATGTTAGCCGGATTCAGCACACACAAGCACACACTTCTCCTCGGGCACCTCTGTCCCGGTCCATCAGCATGGTCAGCACAGGTTCACGGAGCAGTACAAGGACAAGTACGAGCAGTAATTCATCTGAACAAAGACTTCTAGGTTCATCTTCAGGGCCAGTTGCCGATGGGATAGTCCGAATGCAACCTAAGTCTGAGCTCAAGTCGAGTGAGCTGAAGCCACTGAGCAAAGAAGACTTGGGAGCACACAGCTACAGGTGTGAGGACTGT carries:
- the SPRY2 gene encoding protein sprouty homolog 2, which codes for METRAQHGSGSQALLQARRDSGRPHGEPDLRDVLMQQVHVLSLDQIRAIRNTNEYTEGPTVAPRPGVKTAPRLATQPKNERPHALPEHRHVSRIQHTQAHTSPRAPLSRSISMVSTGSRSSTRTSTSSNSSEQRLLGSSSGPVADGIVRMQPKSELKSSELKPLSKEDLGAHSYRCEDCGKCKCKECTYPRTLPSCWICDKQCLCSAQNVVDYGTCVCCVKGLFYHCSNDDEDNCADNPCSCSQSHCCTRWSAMGVVSLFLPCLWCYLPAKGCLKLCQGCYDRVNRPGCRCKHSNTVCCKVPSVPPRNFEKPT